A genomic segment from Leptospira ryugenii encodes:
- a CDS encoding multiheme c-type cytochrome yields the protein MFADMVKQFFKYICFACFLAMIGCGGSTFLEKHWKFPLEEQGPPPKHFTALEKELGANACGNCHQKQFQTWSASLHSKSVGGGLRWQMPSLGKEKAKDCLSCHSPLMETKQLVLMQEGLETMYPESWKTVFLPGKEQNLGIQCASCHVRKNIRYGPPPTKQKIDNNSLPHNGFKAQVEFESSLFCKSCHESPESSMRINGKAMMETFSEWESSHFAKQGITCQNCHMPSRNHEWKGIHDPSYVRSGIETKFFVKQNQEGLLLEGSLTSMAIGHKFPSYAVPKIYLKLYHLRRNGSKKLLEEQLIGRLTDIFLTKEFSDTRLEPGETIKIRYQLKREEYQKGDQFEFLIKVSPDELYIRMFEHNLQNANQLGHSETVQRTLRDSLVEKQNSDYILTSLIEPVPDQPRQ from the coding sequence ATGTTTGCTGATATGGTAAAACAATTCTTTAAATATATTTGCTTTGCCTGTTTTTTAGCAATGATTGGATGCGGTGGCTCTACTTTTTTGGAGAAACATTGGAAGTTTCCCCTAGAGGAACAGGGGCCACCTCCCAAACATTTTACTGCCTTAGAAAAGGAACTTGGTGCTAATGCCTGTGGTAACTGCCACCAAAAACAATTCCAAACATGGTCGGCAAGCCTCCATTCAAAATCTGTGGGAGGAGGCTTACGTTGGCAAATGCCTTCCTTAGGGAAAGAAAAAGCAAAAGATTGCCTTTCTTGTCACAGCCCTCTCATGGAAACAAAACAATTGGTCTTGATGCAAGAAGGTTTGGAAACCATGTATCCAGAATCTTGGAAGACCGTCTTTCTTCCAGGTAAAGAACAAAATCTGGGGATCCAGTGCGCAAGTTGTCATGTTAGAAAAAATATCCGCTATGGACCTCCTCCCACAAAACAAAAAATAGATAATAATTCTCTTCCACACAATGGTTTCAAAGCCCAAGTAGAATTTGAATCTTCTCTCTTTTGCAAATCTTGTCATGAAAGTCCTGAAAGTTCAATGCGGATCAATGGCAAAGCAATGATGGAAACTTTTTCTGAATGGGAAAGTTCACACTTCGCCAAACAGGGCATTACATGCCAAAATTGTCATATGCCATCTCGAAACCATGAATGGAAAGGTATTCATGACCCATCCTATGTTCGGTCAGGAATAGAAACAAAATTTTTCGTTAAACAAAATCAAGAAGGCCTATTGTTGGAGGGTAGTTTAACTTCAATGGCAATAGGTCATAAATTTCCAAGTTATGCGGTACCGAAGATCTATCTGAAACTCTACCATTTACGGAGAAATGGTTCCAAAAAGCTTTTGGAGGAACAATTGATTGGTCGTCTTACAGATATTTTCCTTACAAAAGAATTCAGCGATACTCGATTGGAACCTGGTGAGACCATAAAAATCCGTTACCAATTGAAACGAGAGGAGTACCAAAAAGGAGATCAATTCGAATTTTTAATCAAAGTTTCACCCGATGAGTTGTATATTCGGATGTTCGAACACAATTTACAAAATGCAAACCAACTCGGACATTCTGAAACAGTACAAAGAACCCTCAGAGATTCTCTTGTTGAGAAACAAAACTCTGATTATATTCTTACTTCTTTGATTGAGCCAGTGCCTGATCAACCTCGGCAATGA